One part of the Malus sylvestris chromosome 2, drMalSylv7.2, whole genome shotgun sequence genome encodes these proteins:
- the LOC126609723 gene encoding methionine aminopeptidase 1D, chloroplastic/mitochondrial isoform X2 has translation MVTGASAMRAVQPTILSSFVGNRLLQSAHPLHQLFGFHPGSKHVSMQLPRKFSGLTNLLFNGRNVDKVVNKRKRLRPGKISPQRPVPDHILRPPYVKSKKSPGIASGPEVHDEKGIECMRTSGRLAAQVLEYAGTLVKPGTKTDEIDQAVHQMIIDKGAYPSPLGYGGFPKSVCTSVNECICHGIPDSRALEDGDIVNIDVTVYLNGYHGDTSTTFFCGDVDNEARKLVQFQGLFLVTKECLDKAISICAPGVEYKKIGKTIQDHADKNRYGVVRQFVGHGVGRVFHADPVILHFRNNDSGRMLLNQTFTIEPMLTMGSYNAVMWDDNWTVVTEDGSLSAQFEHTILITEDGAEILTQC, from the exons ATGGTGACAGGCGCGAGCGCAATGCGTGCTGTTCAACCCACAATCCTCTCCTCCTTTGTGGGCAACCGCTTGCTTCAGTCGGCGCACCCTCTCCACCAACTCTTCGGCTTCCATCCAG GAAGCAAGCATGTGTCAATGCAGTTACCCAGAAAATTTTCTGGCTTGACAAACCTCTTGTTCAATGGAAG AAATGTAGATAAAGTGGTAAACAAGCGCAAACGTCTAAGACCTGGAAAAATTTCACCTCAGCGCCCTGTTCCAGATCATATACTGAGGCCTCCTTACGTCAAATCTAAAAAATCGCCTGGAATTGCGAGTGGACCTGAAGTGCATGATGAGAAAGGGATAGAATGCATGAGAACCTCTGGAAGGCTAGCAGCACAGGTTCTTGAATATGCTGGAACTTTGGTCAAG CCAGGCACAAAGACAGATGAAATTGACCAAGCTGTTCACCAAATGATAATTGATAAGGGGGCCTACCCTTCACCACTTGGCTATGGTGGGTTTCCAAAGAGTGTATGCACATCAGTGAATGAATGTATTTGCCATGGAATACCAGATTCCCGAGCACTTGAG GATGGTGATATAGTTAATATTGATGTTACGGTCTATTTAAAT GGGTATCATGGTGATACATCAACGACTTTCTTTTGTGGAGATGTTGATAATGAGGCAAGAAAGTTAGTTCAG ttTCAGGGTTTGTTCTTG GTAACTAAAGAATGTCTCGACAAGGCAATCTCAATATGTGCGCCAGGAGTGGAGTATAAGAAAATTGGCAAAACAATCCA AGACCATGCAGATAAAAACCGCTATGGTGTTGTTCGACAGTTTGTTGGTCATGGAGTTGGACGCGTCTTTCATGCTGATCCAGTTATTCTACACTTCA GGAACAATGATAGTGGACGCATGTTATTAAACCAAACTTTCACAATAG AACCGATGCTGACGATGGGTAGCTATAATGCTGTAATGTGGGACGATAACTGGACGGTAGTCACAGAAGATGGAAGCTTGTCAGCGCAGTTCGAACATACCATTTTAATAACCGAGGATGGGGCTGAGATACTAACTCAGTGTTAG
- the LOC126609723 gene encoding pentatricopeptide repeat-containing protein DOT4, chloroplastic isoform X1, whose protein sequence is MVTGASAMRAVQPTILSSFVGNRLLQSAHPLHQLFGFHPVGSDLYCTKPPPEISVWCSKRAMSILSTINSKSPSPSQLNLYLQLCCNSKSLNKGKQAHQMIIEYGFDKNPFLVTKLVQMYADCDDLVSAWKLFDKLLNPNVFAWTAILGFYSRHGMYEKCVRAYGEMILKGVLPDGYVFPKVLKACSQLSSVKVGFLVHKDVIIRGFELNVQVCNSLIDMYSKCKDVRSAKQVFDEMVERDILSWNFMISGYVCNGMLGLAVELFDCMHLDVCEPDVVTLNTVMDAYCRLGHCDEAKRIFEQIKDPNIISWTTLISGFSRIGNHESSLKIFRDMMDGSRVYPDLDSLSAVLVSCRHLGSLLNGKEIHGYGIKIGSAIAFYSSAGPALLILYANCSRIQDAINVFRLMNPADVVSWNAMILGFIDLGLEDLALECFRKMQRAQVKADQTTISTVLPTCNLKFGKQIHAFVRKSSFDLVAPVWNALIHMYAKCGCIESAYSVFSNMVNRDLVTWNSMIGGFGMHGDGRAALELLQEMNHSGTCPNSVTFTSVLSACCHSGLVDEGLQVFYSMTREYSVIPSMEHYACVVDMLARDGQLEDAVNFIHRMPLEPDKCIWGALLAACRAHQNVNVAKLAAEQLILLEPENSGHYVTLSNIYTRAGRWEDAVRVRKQMEAEGSLKTSGNSWFDCGN, encoded by the exons ATGGTGACAGGCGCGAGCGCAATGCGTGCTGTTCAACCCACAATCCTCTCCTCCTTTGTGGGCAACCGCTTGCTTCAGTCGGCGCACCCTCTCCACCAACTCTTCGGCTTCCATCCAG TTGGCTCTGACCTTTACTGCACTAAACCACCACCGGAGATCAGTGTATGGTGTTCTAAGCGAGCAATGTCAATCTTGTCCACTATCAATAGCAAATCCCCCTCTCCTTCTCAACTCAATCTTTACCTACAACTTTGCTGCAATTCAAAGTCTTTAAATAAAGGAAAACAAGCCCATCAAATGATAATCGAATATGGGTTCGATAAAAACCCCTTCCTAGTCACCAAATTAGTTCAAATGTATGCGGATTGTGATGATTTGGTGTCTGCATGGAAGTTGTTCGACAAATTGTTAAACCCAaatgtctttgcttggactgCGATCCTTGGATTCTATTCGAGGCATGGAATGTATGAAAAATGTGTGAGAGCGTATggtgaaatgattttgaaaggTGTTTTGCCTGACGGGTACGTGTTTCCAAAGGTCTTAAAGGCATGTTCACAGCTCTCAAGCGTAAAAGTGGGATTTCTGGTTCACAAAGATGTGATCATACGTGGGTTTGAGCTTAATGTGCAAGTTTGCAATTCATTGATTGATATGTATTCCAAGTGCAAAGATGTTAGGAGTGCTAAACAGGTTTTTGATGAGATGGTGGAAAGAGATATATTGTCATGGAATTTTATGATCTCTGGATATGTGTGCAATGGGATGCTTGGGTTGGCTGTAGAACTATTTGATTGTATGCATTTGGATGTTTGTGAACCTGATGTTGTTACTTTGAATACGGTAATGGATGCTTATTGCCGACTAGGGCACTGTGATGAGGCTAAAAGAATCTTTGAACAAATTAAGGATCCTAATATCATTTCATGGACCACCTTGATTTCAGGATTTTCAAGGATTGGGAATCATGAATCATCTTTGAAGATTTTCAGGGATATGATGGATGGCAGCAGGGTGTACCCCGATTTGGACTCACTTTCTGCTGTCCTCGTGTCTTGTCGGCATCTGGGGTCTTTGCTTAATGGGAAAGAAATCCATGGTTATGGGATAAAAATAGGATCTGCCATTGCATTTTACAGCTCAGCTGGCCCTGCATTGTTGATATTATATGCCAACTGTAGTAGAATTCAGGATGCTATAAATGTATTTAGATTGATGAACCCAGCTGATGTTGTTTCTTGGAATGCCATGATTCTCGGTTTTATTGATTTAGGACTGGAGGATTTGGCACTTGAATGTTTTAGAAAAATGCAAAGAGCACAGGTCAAAGCTGACCAAACGACAATATCTACTGTCTTGCCGACATgcaatttgaaatttggaaaacAAATTCACGCCTTTGTTAGGAAAAGTAGTTTTGATTTGGTTGCTCCAGTATGGAATGCATTGATCCATATGTATGCCAAATGTGGATGCATTGAATCTGCATACTCTGTATTTTCTAACATGGTCAATAGGGATCTAGTAACATGGAACTCAATGATTGGAGGCTTTGGAATGCATGGGGATGGCAGAGCTGCTCTTGAGCTTCTGCAAGAGATGAATCATTCAGGAACTTGCCCAAATTCTGTAACTTTTACTTCTGTTTTGTCAGCTTGTTGTCACTCAGGTCTTGTGGATGAGGGTCTTCAAGTCTTCTACAGTATGACGAGGGAGTATAGCGTCATCCCCAGCATGGAACATTATGCATGTGTTGTTGACATGCTAGCACGTGATGGTCAACTTGAAGATGCAGTTAATTTTATTCATAGGATGCCTTTGGAGCCTGATAAGTGTATTTGGGGAGCTCTGCTAGCTGCCTGCCGAGCCCATCAAAATGTTAATGTTGCAAAGCTTGCTGCCGAACAGTTAATCCTGTTGGAACCGGAAAATTCTGGCCACTATGTCACCCTGTCTAATATATATACAAGAGCTGGAAGATGGGAAGATGCTGTGCGGGTGAGAAAGCAAATGGAAGCCGAAGGATCACTTAAAACATCAGGAAATAGTTGGTTTGATTGTGGTAACTAG
- the LOC126609723 gene encoding methionine aminopeptidase 1D, chloroplastic/mitochondrial isoform X3 has translation MVTGASAMRAVQPTILSSFVGNRLLQSAHPLHQLFGFHPGSKHVSMQLPRKFSGLTNLLFNGRNVDKVVNKRKRLRPGKISPQRPVPDHILRPPYVKSKKSPGIASGPEVHDEKGIECMRTSGRLAAQVLEYAGTLVKPGTKTDEIDQAVHQMIIDKGAYPSPLGYGGFPKSVCTSVNECICHGIPDSRALEDGDIVNIDVTVYLNGYHGDTSTTFFCGDVDNEARKLVQVTKECLDKAISICAPGVEYKKIGKTIQDHADKNRYGVVRQFVGHGVGRVFHADPVILHFRNNDSGRMLLNQTFTIEPMLTMGSYNAVMWDDNWTVVTEDGSLSAQFEHTILITEDGAEILTQC, from the exons ATGGTGACAGGCGCGAGCGCAATGCGTGCTGTTCAACCCACAATCCTCTCCTCCTTTGTGGGCAACCGCTTGCTTCAGTCGGCGCACCCTCTCCACCAACTCTTCGGCTTCCATCCAG GAAGCAAGCATGTGTCAATGCAGTTACCCAGAAAATTTTCTGGCTTGACAAACCTCTTGTTCAATGGAAG AAATGTAGATAAAGTGGTAAACAAGCGCAAACGTCTAAGACCTGGAAAAATTTCACCTCAGCGCCCTGTTCCAGATCATATACTGAGGCCTCCTTACGTCAAATCTAAAAAATCGCCTGGAATTGCGAGTGGACCTGAAGTGCATGATGAGAAAGGGATAGAATGCATGAGAACCTCTGGAAGGCTAGCAGCACAGGTTCTTGAATATGCTGGAACTTTGGTCAAG CCAGGCACAAAGACAGATGAAATTGACCAAGCTGTTCACCAAATGATAATTGATAAGGGGGCCTACCCTTCACCACTTGGCTATGGTGGGTTTCCAAAGAGTGTATGCACATCAGTGAATGAATGTATTTGCCATGGAATACCAGATTCCCGAGCACTTGAG GATGGTGATATAGTTAATATTGATGTTACGGTCTATTTAAAT GGGTATCATGGTGATACATCAACGACTTTCTTTTGTGGAGATGTTGATAATGAGGCAAGAAAGTTAGTTCAG GTAACTAAAGAATGTCTCGACAAGGCAATCTCAATATGTGCGCCAGGAGTGGAGTATAAGAAAATTGGCAAAACAATCCA AGACCATGCAGATAAAAACCGCTATGGTGTTGTTCGACAGTTTGTTGGTCATGGAGTTGGACGCGTCTTTCATGCTGATCCAGTTATTCTACACTTCA GGAACAATGATAGTGGACGCATGTTATTAAACCAAACTTTCACAATAG AACCGATGCTGACGATGGGTAGCTATAATGCTGTAATGTGGGACGATAACTGGACGGTAGTCACAGAAGATGGAAGCTTGTCAGCGCAGTTCGAACATACCATTTTAATAACCGAGGATGGGGCTGAGATACTAACTCAGTGTTAG
- the LOC126609723 gene encoding methionine aminopeptidase 1D, chloroplastic/mitochondrial isoform X4, whose product MQLPRKFSGLTNLLFNGRNVDKVVNKRKRLRPGKISPQRPVPDHILRPPYVKSKKSPGIASGPEVHDEKGIECMRTSGRLAAQVLEYAGTLVKPGTKTDEIDQAVHQMIIDKGAYPSPLGYGGFPKSVCTSVNECICHGIPDSRALEDGDIVNIDVTVYLNGYHGDTSTTFFCGDVDNEARKLVQFQGLFLVTKECLDKAISICAPGVEYKKIGKTIQDHADKNRYGVVRQFVGHGVGRVFHADPVILHFRNNDSGRMLLNQTFTIEPMLTMGSYNAVMWDDNWTVVTEDGSLSAQFEHTILITEDGAEILTQC is encoded by the exons ATGCAGTTACCCAGAAAATTTTCTGGCTTGACAAACCTCTTGTTCAATGGAAG AAATGTAGATAAAGTGGTAAACAAGCGCAAACGTCTAAGACCTGGAAAAATTTCACCTCAGCGCCCTGTTCCAGATCATATACTGAGGCCTCCTTACGTCAAATCTAAAAAATCGCCTGGAATTGCGAGTGGACCTGAAGTGCATGATGAGAAAGGGATAGAATGCATGAGAACCTCTGGAAGGCTAGCAGCACAGGTTCTTGAATATGCTGGAACTTTGGTCAAG CCAGGCACAAAGACAGATGAAATTGACCAAGCTGTTCACCAAATGATAATTGATAAGGGGGCCTACCCTTCACCACTTGGCTATGGTGGGTTTCCAAAGAGTGTATGCACATCAGTGAATGAATGTATTTGCCATGGAATACCAGATTCCCGAGCACTTGAG GATGGTGATATAGTTAATATTGATGTTACGGTCTATTTAAAT GGGTATCATGGTGATACATCAACGACTTTCTTTTGTGGAGATGTTGATAATGAGGCAAGAAAGTTAGTTCAG ttTCAGGGTTTGTTCTTG GTAACTAAAGAATGTCTCGACAAGGCAATCTCAATATGTGCGCCAGGAGTGGAGTATAAGAAAATTGGCAAAACAATCCA AGACCATGCAGATAAAAACCGCTATGGTGTTGTTCGACAGTTTGTTGGTCATGGAGTTGGACGCGTCTTTCATGCTGATCCAGTTATTCTACACTTCA GGAACAATGATAGTGGACGCATGTTATTAAACCAAACTTTCACAATAG AACCGATGCTGACGATGGGTAGCTATAATGCTGTAATGTGGGACGATAACTGGACGGTAGTCACAGAAGATGGAAGCTTGTCAGCGCAGTTCGAACATACCATTTTAATAACCGAGGATGGGGCTGAGATACTAACTCAGTGTTAG